From Daucus carota subsp. sativus chromosome 6, DH1 v3.0, whole genome shotgun sequence, the proteins below share one genomic window:
- the LOC108228131 gene encoding cyclin-L1-1 — protein sequence MIYTAIDTFYLSDEELNNSPSRKDGIDEPTEVNLRIYGCDLIQECGILLKLPQAVMASGQVLFHRFYCKKSFAKFNVKRLAASCVWVASKLEENPRKARHVINVFHRMECRRENLPIEHLDSFSKKYAELKLDLIRTERHLLKEMGFVCHVEHPHKFISNYLATLETPPELRQEAWNLANDSLRTTLCVRFKSEVVACGVVYAAARRFQVPLPENPPWWKAFDADKSGIDEVCRVLAHLYSLPKAKYIPVCKEGGSFSTTSKSWDPQPMLKEDTLSGPPTKDDPKTATTVMISSGGSKESLGKAAAGKLKESKKNADISQTAPLVEDEAKEEQMPRKPRSEHKLGAEGERIKEREREKDRVKVRDRERGRDSDREREREDGERDREKIKDRTHRSKEKGRDSGHSGMPKHHSSRDRDHHSSYSSREKDRHRHHSYG from the exons ATGATCTACACGGCCATAGATACATTCTATTTGTCGGATGAAGAATTGAACAACTCGCCGTCTCGAAAAGACGGGATAGATGAGCCAACTGAAGTTAATCTTAGAATATATGGCTGTGATCTTATTCAGGAGTGTGGTATTTTGTTGAAACT ACCGCAAGCAGTAATGGCGTCTGGGCAGGTTCTCTTTCATCGTTTCTATTGCAAGAAGTCATTTGCTAAGTTTAATGTGAAG AGGCTTGCTGCCAGTTGTGTTTGGGTTGCCTCAAAGCTCGAAGAAAATCCCAGGAAAGCAAGACATGTTATCAATGTTTTCCACCGAATGGAGTGTAGAAGGGAGAACTTACCAATAGAGCATTTGGATTCATTTTCTAAG AAATATGCGGAACTAAAGTTGGATTTGATCAGAACAGAGAGGCATCTCTTAAAAGAGATGGGTTTTGTCTGCCATGTTGAGCATCCCCATAAATTTATATCAAACTACCTTGCTACTCTTGAAACACCCCCAGAATTGAGACAAGAAGCTTGGAATCTTGCAAATGACAG TTTGCGAACAACTCTCTGTGTTCGATTCAAAAGTGAGGTTGTAGCTTGCGGGGTTGTATATGCTGCTGCCCGGAGATTTCAAGTACCCCTGCCTGAGAATCCTCCATGGTGGAAAGCTTTTGATGCAGATAAGTCTGGGATAGATGAAGTTTGTAGAGTGCTGGCTCACTTGTACAGCCTACCTAAGGCAAAGTATATCCCAGTGTGCAAGGAAGGAGGCTCATTTTCTACCACAAGTAAATCATGGGATCCTCAGCCAATGTTAAAG GAAGATACTTTGAGTGGCCCACCAACAAAGGATGATCCTAAAACAGCTACAACTGTTATGATCAGTTCTGGTGGGTCAAAGGAGTCACTTGGGAAAGCAGCTGCTGGTAAATTGAAGGAGTCAAAGAAGAACGCGGACATTTCCCAAACCGCACCTCTTGTAGAAGACGAGGCCAAGGAAGAACAAATGCCACGAAAACCAAGATCTGAACATAAATTGGGGGCAGAAGGGGAAAGGATcaaggagagggagagagagaaagacCGAGTCAAGGTTCGAGACCGGGAAAGAGGGAGGGACTCTGACAGAGAGCGGGAGCGGGAGGATGGTGAACGTGATAGAGAGAAAATTAAGGACAGAACCCACCGCTCAAAGGAGAAAGGTAGAGATTCAG GACATTCAGGTATGCCAAAGCATCATTCGTCTCGAG ATCGTGACCATCATAGCTCGTATTCCTCGAGAGAGAAAGATCGCCATAGGCATCATTCTTATGGTTAA
- the LOC108227906 gene encoding serine/threonine-protein kinase STY13 has protein sequence MLEGTKFTGIIDLNSHHEYDISQVFYRKLGEGSNMSIDSLGSLQLSNGGGSVAMSVDNSSVGSNDSHTRILNHQGLKRVNNNYSVAHSANRGKVSSLSDDALAQALMDNRFPSQGLQNFDEWTIDLRKLNMGPAFAQGAFGKLYKGTYNGVDVAIKLLERPENDLERAQLMEQQFQQEVMMLATLKHPNIVRFVGGCRKPMVWCIVTEYAKGGSVRQFLAKRQNRAVPLKLAVKQALDVARGMEYVHALGYIHRDLKSDNLLISADKSIKIADFGVARIEVQTEGMTPETGTYRWMAPEMIQHRQYTHKVDVYSFGIVLWELITGMLPFQNMTAVQAAFAVVNKGVRPNLPNDCLPVLGEIMTRCWDSNPDVRPPFTEIVRMLEHAETEIMTTVRKARFRCCMSQPMTTD, from the exons ATGTTGGAGGGTACAAAGTTTACTGGAATTATAGACCTGAATAGCCACCATGAATATGATATTTCACAAGTCTTTTATCGGAAGCTTGGCGAAGGCTCAAACATGTCAATTGATAGTCTTGGGAGCTTGCAATTGAGCAATGGCGGAGGTTCAGTTGCCATGTCTGTTGATAATAGCAGTGTTGGTTCCAATGATTCCCACACTCGCATCCTAAATCACCAGGGACTTAAACGTGTCAACAATAACTACTCTGTTGCCCATAGTGCTAATCGTGGAAAGGTCTCTAGCCTTAGTGATGATGCACTAGCTCAGGCTCTGATGGACAATCGTTTCCCATCACAGGGCCTTCAGAATTTCGATGAGTGGACCATCGATCTCAGGAAGCTTAACATGGGTCCAGCTTTTGCACAGGGTGCCTTTGGGAAACTATATAAAGGTACTTACAATGGCGTGGATGTGGCCATCAAGCTTTTGGAGAGGCCAGAAAATGACCTGGAAAGGGCTCAATTGATGgagcaacagtttcagcaggaGGTAATGATGTTGGCAACTTTAAAACATCCAAACATAGTTCGGTTTGTTGGCGGGTGTCGCAAACCCATGGTCTGGTGCATCGTCACAGAATATGCAAAGGGTGGCTCAGTTCGACAGTTCTTGGCAAAGAGACAAAATCGAGCAGTGCCTTTAAAACTTGCTGTAAAGCAGGCATTGGATGTTGCGAGAGGGATGGAATACGTTCATGCACTTGGTTACATACACAGGGACTTGAAATCTGACAACTTATTGATATCTGCTGACAAGTCGATCAAAATTGCAGATTTCGGTGTTGCTAGAATTGAAGTGCAGACTGAAGGAATGACTCCAGAGACAGGAACCTATCGCTGGATGGCTCC GGAAATGATCCAGCACAGGCAGTACACCCATAAGGTTGATGTTTATAGCTTTGGGATTGTCCTGTGGGAACTTATTACAGGAATGCTACCATTTCAGAACATGACCGCGGTACAGGCAGCATTTGCAGTTGTCAACAAAGGTGTTCGTCCAAATCTTCCAAATGACTGCCTCCCCGTCCTTGGTGAGATCATGACTCGATGCTGGGACAGTAACCCTGATGTCCGGCCACCATTCACCGAGATTGTCAGAATGCTAGAGCATGCTGAGACTGAGATCATGACAACTGTTCGGAAGGCCCGATTCAGGTGCTGCATGAGCCAGCCAATGACTACTGACTGA
- the LOC108227367 gene encoding uncharacterized protein LOC108227367 isoform X1, giving the protein MEALRSSLNCNHTRKIRVVHDNTKLKLKKKSCLFLSNSKRISPLRFCVRSAHVNLDSVKPKGSVDQESEILVWPSPKDKIPFWKRDFPLSHVRAEGLPNIKDTDLLHIVHITAELAPIAKVGGLGDVVTGLGRACLSRGHKVDIMLPFYECIHKHNINELELVTTYASYHDGNWVPTNAYHGVVSGIEVIFIEPSNHFFKGESVYGGSYNELEAYLFFSRACLEWMQITGKEPDIIHVHEWQTSVLPLLYWDMYHYLSLQKPRIVLTIHNMEHYGECSQEQLNKCGLDGSLYGTLDKAVDDRTIGHNPERLSLLKGGIVYSNAVVTVSPTYLTETLCSGWLTRTLMQNRDKYIGILNGIDTTIWNPATDAFLPINYDALKVGGKKICKQFVQKGLGLASEDTENNNAAVRIPLIVCITRLVAQKGLHLIRHAIKLVEQLGGQMIILGKASNTQVEREFEDLANLHNKDSNIRILLMYSEELSHMLYAAADMVLVPSIYEPCGLAQMIGMRYGAVPVVRKTGGLADTVFDIDDHSQPEMANGFVFEGIDEESLDGALHRAFSYYQEKPNDWNRTVQNVMKIDNSWNNTAGKYIDLYNSIRVK; this is encoded by the exons ATGGAAGCGTTGAGAAGCAGTTTGAATTGTAATCATACTCGGAAGATACGTGTTGTCCATGACAACACGAAGctgaagctgaagaagaagaGTTGCTTGTTTTTATCGAATTCGAAGCGAATCTCTCCGCTCAGATTTTGCGTTCGATCAGCTCACGTAAAC CTAGACTCTGTCAAGCCAAAAGGTTCAGTAGATCAAGAATCTGAAATTCTGGTCTGGCCTTCTCCTAAAGACAAAATCCCATTCTGGAAGAGAGATTTTCCCCTTTCTCATGTCCGTGCAGAAGGTCTGCCTAATATAAAAGACACTGATCTTCTCCATATTGTTCATATAACTGCTGAGCTAGCACCAATAGCTAAAGTTGGTGGTCTTGGTGATGTTGTTACCGGACTAGGGCGCGCATGTCTATCAAGGGGTCATAAAGTAGACATTATGCTCCCGTTTTATGAGTGTATCCACAAACACAATATAAATGAGCTGGAACTAGTAACTACATATGCCTCATATCATGATGGAAACTGGGTACCTACCAATGCATATCATGGAGTAGTTTCAGGCATTGAAGTGATATTTATTGAGCCTTCCAACCACTTCTTTAAAGGGGAATCTGTATATGGAGGCTCATACAATGAGCTCGAAGCATACTTGTTCTTTAGCCGTGCGTGCCTTGAGTGGATGCAG aTTACTGGAAAAGAGCCAGATATTATTCATGTTCATGAGTGGCAGACAAGTGTACTACCCCTGCTTTACTGGGACATGTACCATTATCTCTCGCTCCAG AAGCCAAGAATAGTATTGACAATCCACAATATGGAGCATTATGGAGAATGCAG CCAGGAACAGCTTAATAAATGTGGTCTTGATGGATCTTTATATGGGACTCTTGATAAG GCTGTTGATGATAGAACCATTGGCCATAACCCTGAAAGGTTGAGTTTACTGAAAGGAGGCATTGTGTACAGCAATGCAGTGGT TACAGTTTCTCCAACGTACCTTACAGAAACACTATGCTCtggatggcttacaagaacctTGATGCAAAATCGTGATAA ATACATTGGCATTTTAAATGGTATAGATACCACGATATGGAACCCTGCTACTGATGCTTTTTTGCCTATAAATTATGATG CCCTGAAAGTAGGTGGCAAGAAAATATGCAAACAATTTGTTCAGAAGGGGCTCGGCTTAGCCTCAGAAGATACTGAAAACAACAACGCCGCTGTTCGGATACCATTGATTGTTTGCATCACGAGACTGGTTGCTCAAAAGGGTCTTCATCTGATTAGACATGCAATCAAACTTGTGGAACAACTT GGTGGACAAATGATCATTCTAGGAAAGGCATCCAATACTCAAGTGGAAAGGGAGTTTGAAGATCTTGCAAATTTG CATAACAAAGACTCTAACATCCGGATCCTTTTGATGTATAG TGAGGAACTGTCACATATGCTTTATGCTGCAGCAGACATGGTTTTGGTGCCTTCAATTTACGAGCCGTGTGGACTTGCTCAAATGATCGGAATGCGATATGGAGCG GTCCCTGTAGTTAGAAAGACCGGTGGCCTGGCTGACACAGTCTTCGACATTGATGATCATTCACAACCTGAGATGGCGAATGG CTTTGTCTTTGAAGGAATTGATGAAGAATCCTTGGATGGAGCTCTGCACCGCGCATTTTCATACTACCAAGAGA AACCAAATGACTGGAATCGCACAGTTCAGAATGTGATGAAAATCGATAATAGCTGGAACAACACCGCAGGGAAGTACATTGATCTCTACAACTCTATCAGGGTAAAATAA
- the LOC108227367 gene encoding probable starch synthase 4, chloroplastic/amyloplastic isoform X3, with the protein MEALRSSLNCNHTRKIRVVHDNTKLKLKKKSCLFLSNSKRISPLRFCVRSAHVNITGKEPDIIHVHEWQTSVLPLLYWDMYHYLSLQKPRIVLTIHNMEHYGECSQEQLNKCGLDGSLYGTLDKAVDDRTIGHNPERLSLLKGGIVYSNAVVTVSPTYLTETLCSGWLTRTLMQNRDKYIGILNGIDTTIWNPATDAFLPINYDALKVGGKKICKQFVQKGLGLASEDTENNNAAVRIPLIVCITRLVAQKGLHLIRHAIKLVEQLGGQMIILGKASNTQVEREFEDLANLHNKDSNIRILLMYSEELSHMLYAAADMVLVPSIYEPCGLAQMIGMRYGAVPVVRKTGGLADTVFDIDDHSQPEMANGFVFEGIDEESLDGALHRAFSYYQEKPNDWNRTVQNVMKIDNSWNNTAGKYIDLYNSIRVK; encoded by the exons ATGGAAGCGTTGAGAAGCAGTTTGAATTGTAATCATACTCGGAAGATACGTGTTGTCCATGACAACACGAAGctgaagctgaagaagaagaGTTGCTTGTTTTTATCGAATTCGAAGCGAATCTCTCCGCTCAGATTTTGCGTTCGATCAGCTCACGTAAAC aTTACTGGAAAAGAGCCAGATATTATTCATGTTCATGAGTGGCAGACAAGTGTACTACCCCTGCTTTACTGGGACATGTACCATTATCTCTCGCTCCAG AAGCCAAGAATAGTATTGACAATCCACAATATGGAGCATTATGGAGAATGCAG CCAGGAACAGCTTAATAAATGTGGTCTTGATGGATCTTTATATGGGACTCTTGATAAG GCTGTTGATGATAGAACCATTGGCCATAACCCTGAAAGGTTGAGTTTACTGAAAGGAGGCATTGTGTACAGCAATGCAGTGGT TACAGTTTCTCCAACGTACCTTACAGAAACACTATGCTCtggatggcttacaagaacctTGATGCAAAATCGTGATAA ATACATTGGCATTTTAAATGGTATAGATACCACGATATGGAACCCTGCTACTGATGCTTTTTTGCCTATAAATTATGATG CCCTGAAAGTAGGTGGCAAGAAAATATGCAAACAATTTGTTCAGAAGGGGCTCGGCTTAGCCTCAGAAGATACTGAAAACAACAACGCCGCTGTTCGGATACCATTGATTGTTTGCATCACGAGACTGGTTGCTCAAAAGGGTCTTCATCTGATTAGACATGCAATCAAACTTGTGGAACAACTT GGTGGACAAATGATCATTCTAGGAAAGGCATCCAATACTCAAGTGGAAAGGGAGTTTGAAGATCTTGCAAATTTG CATAACAAAGACTCTAACATCCGGATCCTTTTGATGTATAG TGAGGAACTGTCACATATGCTTTATGCTGCAGCAGACATGGTTTTGGTGCCTTCAATTTACGAGCCGTGTGGACTTGCTCAAATGATCGGAATGCGATATGGAGCG GTCCCTGTAGTTAGAAAGACCGGTGGCCTGGCTGACACAGTCTTCGACATTGATGATCATTCACAACCTGAGATGGCGAATGG CTTTGTCTTTGAAGGAATTGATGAAGAATCCTTGGATGGAGCTCTGCACCGCGCATTTTCATACTACCAAGAGA AACCAAATGACTGGAATCGCACAGTTCAGAATGTGATGAAAATCGATAATAGCTGGAACAACACCGCAGGGAAGTACATTGATCTCTACAACTCTATCAGGGTAAAATAA
- the LOC108227367 gene encoding uncharacterized protein LOC108227367 isoform X2 translates to MEALRSSLNCNHTRKIRVVHDNTKLKLKKKSCLFLSNSKRISPLRFCVRSAHLDSVKPKGSVDQESEILVWPSPKDKIPFWKRDFPLSHVRAEGLPNIKDTDLLHIVHITAELAPIAKVGGLGDVVTGLGRACLSRGHKVDIMLPFYECIHKHNINELELVTTYASYHDGNWVPTNAYHGVVSGIEVIFIEPSNHFFKGESVYGGSYNELEAYLFFSRACLEWMQITGKEPDIIHVHEWQTSVLPLLYWDMYHYLSLQKPRIVLTIHNMEHYGECSQEQLNKCGLDGSLYGTLDKAVDDRTIGHNPERLSLLKGGIVYSNAVVTVSPTYLTETLCSGWLTRTLMQNRDKYIGILNGIDTTIWNPATDAFLPINYDALKVGGKKICKQFVQKGLGLASEDTENNNAAVRIPLIVCITRLVAQKGLHLIRHAIKLVEQLGGQMIILGKASNTQVEREFEDLANLHNKDSNIRILLMYSEELSHMLYAAADMVLVPSIYEPCGLAQMIGMRYGAVPVVRKTGGLADTVFDIDDHSQPEMANGFVFEGIDEESLDGALHRAFSYYQEKPNDWNRTVQNVMKIDNSWNNTAGKYIDLYNSIRVK, encoded by the exons ATGGAAGCGTTGAGAAGCAGTTTGAATTGTAATCATACTCGGAAGATACGTGTTGTCCATGACAACACGAAGctgaagctgaagaagaagaGTTGCTTGTTTTTATCGAATTCGAAGCGAATCTCTCCGCTCAGATTTTGCGTTCGATCAGCTCAC CTAGACTCTGTCAAGCCAAAAGGTTCAGTAGATCAAGAATCTGAAATTCTGGTCTGGCCTTCTCCTAAAGACAAAATCCCATTCTGGAAGAGAGATTTTCCCCTTTCTCATGTCCGTGCAGAAGGTCTGCCTAATATAAAAGACACTGATCTTCTCCATATTGTTCATATAACTGCTGAGCTAGCACCAATAGCTAAAGTTGGTGGTCTTGGTGATGTTGTTACCGGACTAGGGCGCGCATGTCTATCAAGGGGTCATAAAGTAGACATTATGCTCCCGTTTTATGAGTGTATCCACAAACACAATATAAATGAGCTGGAACTAGTAACTACATATGCCTCATATCATGATGGAAACTGGGTACCTACCAATGCATATCATGGAGTAGTTTCAGGCATTGAAGTGATATTTATTGAGCCTTCCAACCACTTCTTTAAAGGGGAATCTGTATATGGAGGCTCATACAATGAGCTCGAAGCATACTTGTTCTTTAGCCGTGCGTGCCTTGAGTGGATGCAG aTTACTGGAAAAGAGCCAGATATTATTCATGTTCATGAGTGGCAGACAAGTGTACTACCCCTGCTTTACTGGGACATGTACCATTATCTCTCGCTCCAG AAGCCAAGAATAGTATTGACAATCCACAATATGGAGCATTATGGAGAATGCAG CCAGGAACAGCTTAATAAATGTGGTCTTGATGGATCTTTATATGGGACTCTTGATAAG GCTGTTGATGATAGAACCATTGGCCATAACCCTGAAAGGTTGAGTTTACTGAAAGGAGGCATTGTGTACAGCAATGCAGTGGT TACAGTTTCTCCAACGTACCTTACAGAAACACTATGCTCtggatggcttacaagaacctTGATGCAAAATCGTGATAA ATACATTGGCATTTTAAATGGTATAGATACCACGATATGGAACCCTGCTACTGATGCTTTTTTGCCTATAAATTATGATG CCCTGAAAGTAGGTGGCAAGAAAATATGCAAACAATTTGTTCAGAAGGGGCTCGGCTTAGCCTCAGAAGATACTGAAAACAACAACGCCGCTGTTCGGATACCATTGATTGTTTGCATCACGAGACTGGTTGCTCAAAAGGGTCTTCATCTGATTAGACATGCAATCAAACTTGTGGAACAACTT GGTGGACAAATGATCATTCTAGGAAAGGCATCCAATACTCAAGTGGAAAGGGAGTTTGAAGATCTTGCAAATTTG CATAACAAAGACTCTAACATCCGGATCCTTTTGATGTATAG TGAGGAACTGTCACATATGCTTTATGCTGCAGCAGACATGGTTTTGGTGCCTTCAATTTACGAGCCGTGTGGACTTGCTCAAATGATCGGAATGCGATATGGAGCG GTCCCTGTAGTTAGAAAGACCGGTGGCCTGGCTGACACAGTCTTCGACATTGATGATCATTCACAACCTGAGATGGCGAATGG CTTTGTCTTTGAAGGAATTGATGAAGAATCCTTGGATGGAGCTCTGCACCGCGCATTTTCATACTACCAAGAGA AACCAAATGACTGGAATCGCACAGTTCAGAATGTGATGAAAATCGATAATAGCTGGAACAACACCGCAGGGAAGTACATTGATCTCTACAACTCTATCAGGGTAAAATAA